CAAAGCCAAGTTGCTTAGGGAAGTAGGGTAAACCTTAAAGTCTGCACCGCATCCTAGCCCCCATGTGCTTTCTAAAGGCAGCAAGTTGGCTTTATCTTGCTGACCCACTAGATTTCCTTGAGGGTCAAAGAGTAAGGCTCGGTTAACTAATTGCTGTTTCTCATTTAAGAAAAAAAAGCTTCCTCCTAAAATAAATAGGCCATACATTTTGGCTAAAGTACTAAAAGTAGTTTGATAGACAGCATAGGCAAAAGGGCTGAGGAAACGAAGAATAGACTGGGGATTTAAAGGCGTATTTATATTATTAGATGCAGTTTTTGGCATTTTCCTTGCTAGAATTCCTACACCAGGTAAAAGCCCTAAAAGTTGTAAGGTATTGTCTTCTGGAAATACAATTAGTTGAGCCCCGGCTAAAGCTGCTGCTTCTACTTTTTGCCGCATAAGTTCTGCGTAGGCAATGACGTTGTCCACCAGATCAAGTTTCAATTGTACAGCTGCTACCTTAACTTTAGTTAAATCTACGGCAGTATTAGTAAGAACTTTATTTTCAGTTGAAAATTGCTTTAAATAGCTGTTAATAATTTCAGGTTTGCATTTATGAGTTAAGTAGCTTTGCAGGGCAATTTTAGCAGCGGAAGTAAGTATGCTCATAACAGTCCCTTTCAAATTAACTTTTCTTATAACATTTACTTAGCTTTATTTTTTGCATATATTTGAGGAAAATATTTAGCATATGCCGGATAATTTAACTGTTTTAAAAGAGGGTATTCCTGGCGTACCTGTGTTAAAGCTGTAAAATCAAGTTGCGCAGAAGAGCTGGAAATACCTTCGGTTAAGTATCCTGTTTGTCCCGGTGTTAGCTGGCAAGGGCCAAGGATTGGTGCTTTACCGCCTAATTTTAATCGGCCCAGGGGTACATTTAGCCAGTTTTCCAAACAGAAAAACTGATTTTGTTGCACTTCCTGCCACATGGCAGCTACTTGCCGCCAAGGGTTGTAAGGCAACAGGGAGATTGCCGGTGCTAAGATTAAGTCGGCACCTTTCCAGGCTAAAATTCTACTTACTTCAGGATAAAAAATATCGCTGCTTACGCAAAAACCCACTTTGCCAAAAGGTAAGTCCCACACAGTCAAATCATTCCCTAACTTAATAGGTAGTTGTGATTCGGATTTACTGACATGAGTTTGGCTTTGCTGTCCACAAATATTTCCAGTAGGATTAAGGAGAAGCGATTGATGTTCAAAGCTGTTCTTTGACCAAACTAGGCTAGTTCCTGTACCTAGATAAATGCATAGCTTTTGAGCTATAGAGGCGCAACGTGCCAAAAAGATGGAGTCAGAACCCTTATGTATTGCTGGGTCTCGGCAAAGGTCAGCCCAATTTTCCAGGCAAGCACCAA
The DNA window shown above is from Bacillota bacterium LX-D and carries:
- a CDS encoding nitrilase-related carbon-nitrogen hydrolase, whose translation is MSILTSAAKIALQSYLTHKCKPEIINSYLKQFSTENKVLTNTAVDLTKVKVAAVQLKLDLVDNVIAYAELMRQKVEAAALAGAQLIVFPEDNTLQLLGLLPGVGILARKMPKTASNNINTPLNPQSILRFLSPFAYAVYQTTFSTLAKMYGLFILGGSFFFLNEKQQLVNRALLFDPQGNLVGQQDKANLLPLESTWGLGCGADFKVYPTSLSNLALPICMDATYFETFRLLTLLGADLIMLPTANPEEFNYWRALRGIWPRVQESPVYGVKSALVCPNFFGLTFTGKAGIYGPLELTPQEDGIVREAKTWNQEEIVFAELNILNLRSLRQKHEYYGYWNQELYEKYFPKIYCSD
- a CDS encoding carbon-nitrogen hydrolase family protein, which produces MLKVANLMLEADDTYQSVEEKIQNLAQKGVKLILLPALAGFFLYCREKNLGACLENWADLCRDPAIHKGSDSIFLARCASIAQKLCIYLGTGTSLVWSKNSFEHQSLLLNPTGNICGQQSQTHVSKSESQLPIKLGNDLTVWDLPFGKVGFCVSSDIFYPEVSRILAWKGADLILAPAISLLPYNPWRQVAAMWQEVQQNQFFCLENWLNVPLGRLKLGGKAPILGPCQLTPGQTGYLTEGISSSSAQLDFTALTQVRQEYPLLKQLNYPAYAKYFPQIYAKNKAK